GAATAAATTCCCTTGGGAATAGGATGATGAATAGGTGAGACTTTCTCTACCGTTCTGGTCAGAGATGCCCTTTAACTTAATCAGGAAGACTACAGTTATTGATACAAGAAGCCCAAAAGACATTTAAAAAGAGATAAAGAAAAATGCAAAAGATTTGGAAGTAACATTCAAGATGGAATAAAAAAAACTTATATTTGTAATCCAAAATTAGTTGCTATGGCAGTAGGAATTTTTGTTGAACCTGATTTTTACACAATTGGTACTGGAAACTTTTTATTTTGTTTCTTCTCAAACATTGCATATCATCTGGAAAATGGACAATGGGGAAATAGATTCCCTTACTTGATGAAACATTTGTACGACGGGCTATTAGAGAAAACAATATGTAAGGAATGCAATAGATGAATTGCATACTGTAAAAAAGAATTTTCTTGTATATCTCCTCAAAAAGTAATATGGGATATAGAAGATTTGTCACAGCAACCTCCTTGGGAAATGATATCTCGGAAGACATTACAGATTTGTCCAATTATTTTGTAACAAGCGAAGGAGAAGACCTTTTTGATGTACTATTTAAGGCTTTTGGGCGCGCGAAAGATGACCATGAGAATGTAGAAATTAAACAATTGTAGATTCATGAATGATGAATATTACTTAATTATTGAATAGAACTTCTGAATGAAAAAACTTTGTGTATTTATCTGCTTCCCGCAAAGCAGGAACAATAACTCAAAAGAATGTTGATATCGTACCTGAAGAGAAAGTGAGAATGGAAGACTTAAATAACTGGTAAATTATGGAAGAATTAAAATTGCTCTATCAAAATTGGAATTATGCATATTACGAACTTGAATCAGAAGAAGATACACTGTTTAATTTCGAATGTGAATATAAAAATAGAATTTCCAAGCGCGTTCCTAAGGAGATACAGAGCTACACTATGGAGCAATGGGCACGTTTTGCCTATGAAAGAAACCGAAGTATGGCTGAAATGGCTTGGAATAAAGGCATCGCTCCTAATGAGTACAATAGCCTCTTAGACAAAATTGGATTTCCTTTCGAAGTCACGGCACTATTGGAATTCAACGAACAGCCATATGCCTTTATTATCTTCTTAGGTGAGGGATGTAATGTTTCTTTTTTAGATGAATTAGGACGTACATATATGAGTTACCGTTTTGAACCTTCTCCTTAGAGAGTGTAAAGTAAACTGTGTCAGGCTACAATAAGAAACAGTCTTATACAGTTTATTTTTTATGGACAACAAAGAATTTGATTACAAGAGAGCTGCTGAACAGCTTTGTAAGGGTGAACCATTATTTAGTAAGGATGGTGCTTTGGCACCAATGTTGGAGCGTATTTTAAATGCTGCTCTTGAAGGTGAGATGGATGCCCATCTCACTTCTGAAGAGCGTTCACAAGGCAATCGCCGTAATGGTAAAATGCCTAAGCAAGTACAAACTTGTTATGGTGCGGTCATTGTTGAGACACCTCGTGACCGTGACGGTTCCTTTGAACCGCAGACCGTCAAAAAGTGCGAGACAATCCTTGCAGAAGGTATGGCAGATCAGATTATAAACATGTATGCTTTTGGTACAAGTACCCGCGATATCAGCAAGTGTTTTGAGCGTGAATTTGGTACCAGACTATCTGCAGAAACCATCAGTTCCATCACAGACAGAGTACTGCCGGAAATCAAGGCATGGCGTTCACGAATGCTTGACCCTGTATACGCAATATGCTGGCTGGATACCATCCATTATAAGGTGAAGGACGAAACCGGACGTGCGGTCTCACGCGCCATTTACAACGTCTTAGGCATCAACAAGGAAGGCCACAAGGAACTTCTTGGTATGTATATCTCCAAGAGTGAAGGTGCAAACTTCTGGTTAGAGGTTCTAAGTGACCTTCAAAACAGAGGTGTTCAGGATATATTGATATGCTGTATTGATGGTCTGAAAGGCTTCCCTGATGCTATACAGAGCGTATTCCCCAATACAAGTGTCCAACTCTGTATTGTCCATCAAATACGTAACTCTATCAAGTACGTTGGCAGTAAGCATCAAAAGGAGTTTCTCTGGGACCTTAAGACTGTATATGGTGCCGTTAGCAAAGAGACTGCAGAAACACAGTTAGACACACTCGAAGGTAAGTGGGGGGAAACGTATTCCATCGTCATAAAATCATAGCGTGACAACTGGGAACGCCTCACGGGATACTTCCGGTATACACCTGCGATACGTAAGCTGATATACACTACCAACACGGTTGAAGGCTACCACAGGCAAGTACGCAAGGTAACAAAGAACAAAGGAGTCTTCCCGTCCGATACTTCTCCCGAAAAGCTTGTATATATGGCATACCGGAACATACGTGAGAAGTGGACTATGCCACTTGCCAACTGGTCTCAGATATCACAACAATTAGCAATAAAATCTGGAGAACGTTTTGAAATCATGTAACTTTGCCTCGGACGAAA
The nucleotide sequence above comes from Segatella oris. Encoded proteins:
- a CDS encoding Imm70 family immunity protein, whose amino-acid sequence is MGYRRFVTATSLGNDISEDITDLSNYFVTSEGEDLFDVLFKAFGRAKDDHENVEIKQL